Proteins found in one Amycolatopsis aidingensis genomic segment:
- a CDS encoding saccharopine dehydrogenase family protein — MRVLVLGGYGAVGARVMTELAVRGVTALAAGRDRLRADRVVDLTVPGSFTAALSDVDVVVNAAGTEDPALAKVATDQGVAFVELTASTGYVARLERLTPAAPLLLSVGLAPGLTNLLAADLHATEPGPIDLAVVLGAGERHGAAATEWTYGLLGRRFVDPAGGLVRNYSRPAAFELPGLGRRRLYRTDFADQHVLTRQLGVPVRTYFGLDSRLATAALAGLTWLPYAERAPRGVHFPGTDRWLILARARNGTTRWAHGRNQSHATAVIGAMTAVAAVGLPAGVHHLHQLATLSDVPAGRGVKLGDSLG, encoded by the coding sequence GGGTGACCGCGCTCGCCGCCGGCAGGGATCGCCTGCGCGCCGACCGGGTGGTCGACCTCACGGTGCCCGGTTCGTTCACTGCCGCGCTGTCCGATGTGGACGTTGTGGTGAACGCGGCGGGGACGGAGGACCCGGCGCTGGCGAAGGTGGCGACGGATCAGGGGGTGGCTTTCGTCGAGCTCACCGCGAGCACCGGGTACGTGGCCCGGCTGGAGCGGCTCACCCCCGCCGCGCCGCTGCTGCTGAGCGTCGGTTTGGCGCCGGGCCTGACCAACCTGCTGGCCGCGGATCTGCACGCCACCGAGCCCGGTCCGATCGACCTGGCGGTGGTGCTGGGTGCCGGTGAACGGCACGGTGCTGCGGCGACGGAGTGGACCTATGGCTTGCTCGGCCGCCGGTTCGTGGACCCGGCGGGTGGCCTGGTGCGCAACTATTCCCGGCCCGCCGCGTTCGAACTGCCCGGCCTCGGCAGGCGCAGGCTGTACCGCACGGACTTCGCCGACCAACACGTGCTGACCCGCCAGCTCGGCGTCCCGGTGCGCACCTACTTCGGCCTGGACTCGCGGCTGGCGACCGCCGCGCTGGCCGGGCTCACCTGGCTGCCCTACGCCGAGCGGGCCCCGCGTGGCGTGCACTTCCCCGGCACCGACCGCTGGCTGATCCTGGCCCGCGCCCGCAACGGCACCACCCGCTGGGCACACGGCCGCAACCAGTCGCACGCCACCGCGGTGATCGGCGCGATGACCGCCGTGGCCGCCGTTGGCTTACCGGCCGGGGTCCACCACCTGCACCAACTGGCCACCCTCAGCGACGTCCCCGCAGGCCGCGGCGTCAAACTCGGCGACTCGCTGGGATAA